TCCAAATTACATTGCAATTTAATACTTATCttaaatttttatgtttaaattctttaaaaataaaatttctttaaaatattagtttaaaagaaaatacaaagagGCTAATGATAAAGTACACAtaattttaaactaaaattgcaCTTACAAACATGAGTTCTTGATGTACCGTAATTATCTACTTTATGAGTATAGAAAGTTAATAACATAAATAgttttaagaaattaaaaagagCAGACCTTTTTATATAGCCtctgattaatttttttttaatgtaatcaATATCTAAAATTAATTGATGTAAATGGTAGAACGCAATTATTAAAACTTTATCTTATACTACCCTATTATCCCGTACAAATTTTATCTGCTAAATCTTTTGTAAGATTTAGCAGATAAAGTGTAATTACTTATATATTGCGTATGTTCTTAAGACAAAATGATACTCTCTAAAATGTTAGAAGTTTTTCTGATCTCATTTGTCACTAAAAATTGAATCGCGatcgtaaaaaattatattgatAGATAGATTTATTGTCCAAAAGTATGATCCTTTTACGACAACATATAATAACAATTTTGCGGAGACAATAAGAATAGTAAAGAATATAAGTTAATttaagtagtaataataatataaactaTTATGATGATATAATGGGACATTCAATTTGGAATTAGTTATCATTATCGTTACAAATAATTCAGCCGTATATTTTCGGAAACAAAAGCTTTCGCTCAACATCTTCGCtaaatattatcgttattatcgcAACTCAAAAAATAAATGCCTCTCGCGTTGATATTTTACTCTTTAAATCTCCTTTTCTCTCTCAATAGATGATTACTGAagttagaaataaatggaacgcATGTTAGTGCGGCCAATCTATTTTTGTTCAGGCACCCCAGAATAAAGTCATGACTGCACATACTGGTCGCGACTAAGCAGGTCCGATGCCTTTTTTCCTCTTCATCTCTTTTCGTGATATGAAGCACGAATTCAATATTCCAACACGTGTATGAGCGAGTGGCatctttaaagaaaaatttcgacTTGTGATCAAATAAATGtgaaaaacaaaattaagaatttctttaatcacaattttcgataaaaccggcgtatttaatattttgcaacAAAACATGATGCTCTACCGGCTTTAACAGTTTGACAGTTTTAGAGAGGTGTGTAATATTAGTTAATAAGAAAGTTAATTATCGTACACTTTGTCTTTATATAAGTATTAATATGTGAAATATTCTCTGAATTACTGTGATTTTTTACAAGTTTCACTTTCGACATATCAGCAAAGTATTTTAAGAACTTTGTTTTGAATTTAACAATTTCATaatatgtaaacaaatttttgcaaaaataaGCGTTCTTTTTTTACTATGTTAAAGAAATTTACAATCAGAAAACGTTGATAACTTTATTACACGCACGCGTAATGATGTCGATGTGAATGTCAGCATACGTGTCAAATTTTAATGTTGTGAGGTTacccaacttttatattctcATTTTTAGGCTTTTTTCAAAACTTAAGATGCATACGCGTCGGATGCGTGTAAGGAATACTCTATTTTTGGTTGTCACGATCTGTGGATTGTTTTCATTCGGAAATGCAGCATCTGCACACATACACACTCATCAACATAACAACAAACCTAATACCAAAGAAAGGATAGAGGATGGTGCATGTATTTCACGAGACACGGCAGAAGACCATCAAGAATTTGAACATGAAGTTATTCttggtatgtatgtacataataCTGTGTATATTATTTGTACAGGAACTTAGAATTCTAGAAATACCTCTAGTATCAATGTTTTATAAAGTCTACCAATGATGAACTGTATTTTACGTACCATCCACAGGAAGTGTGAAAGAAGCAGAAGAATTTGACAAACTTCCGACGAAGGAATCAAAAAGACGATTAGgaattttattaacaaaaatgGATTTGAATAATGATACATTTATTGAGAGAAATGAACTGAAAGCTTGGATTTTACGTTCATTTaggtaaatatatttacaacaTTATTAACTTCTTCAAAACAAGAACATAAGAAAATCTATTTTGGAAATAGTATGCTTACCACAGAAGAAACTCAAGATCGATTGGAAGATACTGATGCAGATGATGATGGTAAAATCAGTTGGGATGAAATTCTGCAAGATACATATGGCACGGATCCAGAAGATTTAGTAGTGGATGAGAAGATCATAACTGTTGATAAGCAAACATTTGAGGCTGCTGATATAGATCAAAATGGTTATCTAGACCCAGAAGAGTTCAAAGCTTACACTCATCCTGAAGAAACACCTAGAATGTTTCCACTTCTACTCAAACAAGCTTTAGATGAGAATGATATAGATAAGGATGGATTTATTAGTTTCCAAGAATATATTGGAAACAGAGCTACAGCCGAAGATAAAGAGTGGGTGgtaatagaaaaaaataaattcgattaCGAACATGATAAAAATGGTGATGGGCAACTTGATTCAGATGAAATACTTTCTTGGCTATTACCTAGTAATGAgtaagtaaaatgtttatacaacaTTTTGGTTAATAATTATATGATACTATTTATGTTACCAAATTCATAAACATTTTAGAGTAATAGCTAGTGATGAAGTAGCTCATCTATTTGCTGTATCCGAT
The sequence above is drawn from the Ptiloglossa arizonensis isolate GNS036 chromosome 1, iyPtiAriz1_principal, whole genome shotgun sequence genome and encodes:
- the LOC143154269 gene encoding uncharacterized protein LOC143154269, giving the protein MSKVKLVKNHSNSENISHINTYIKTKYATRSYTCWNIEFVLHITKRDEEEKRHRTCLVATSMCSHDFILGCLNKNRLAALTCVPFISNFSNHLLREKRRFKE
- the LOC143150782 gene encoding reticulocalbin-2; the encoded protein is MHTRRMRVRNTLFLVVTICGLFSFGNAASAHIHTHQHNNKPNTKERIEDGACISRDTAEDHQEFEHEVILGSVKEAEEFDKLPTKESKRRLGILLTKMDLNNDTFIERNELKAWILRSFSMLTTEETQDRLEDTDADDDGKISWDEILQDTYGTDPEDLVVDEKIITVDKQTFEAADIDQNGYLDPEEFKAYTHPEETPRMFPLLLKQALDENDIDKDGFISFQEYIGNRATAEDKEWVVIEKNKFDYEHDKNGDGQLDSDEILSWLLPSNEVIASDEVAHLFAVSDDNHDNTLSFDEILDHHDAFVGSEATDYGDHLLGIERFQDEL